The following proteins are co-located in the Pan troglodytes isolate AG18354 chromosome 5, NHGRI_mPanTro3-v2.0_pri, whole genome shotgun sequence genome:
- the LINC03040 gene encoding uncharacterized protein LINC03040 isoform X1 yields MMPLAEAGALAQGGGPSATEWACILRRKTPRHKQPTLPMVRASRRSGETSAVLKAGRQSISGRKNSTSKDLVTLGASSLREERGHPLHPGHRKAVHLRTRGRTRGWVQTLARMSRRTRGPVERAAAAAGGDAGHAPFPPPPAADGARAPRSPGQVTPRGLRLRLPRRESLLRGLCRPLRPLLGFRESDSAKPASLRLLQHTPSARRNYRIAGARLMRSNYPPPLSSAALRGAGPTRRN; encoded by the exons ATGATGCCACTGGCAGAAGCAGGCGCCCTGGCCCAAGGAGGAGGCCCTTCAGCAACGGAGTGGGCCTGCATTCTGCGGAGG AAGACCCCCAGGCACAAGCAGCCCACCTTACCGATGGTCAGAGCATCCAGAAGAAGTGGCGAGACTTCAGCTGTCCTCAAAGCAGGAAGACAGAGTATTTCTGGCAGAAAGAACAGCACAAGCAAAG ATCTGGTAACCCTAGGTGCCTCCAgtttgagggaggagagaggacacCCCCTCCACCCCGGACATAGGAAAGCAG TCCACCTGCGCACCAGGGGCAGGACACGTGGCTGGGTGCAGACGCTGGCCCGGATGTCGCGGAGGACTCGCGGGCCGGTAGagcgcgcggcggcggcggcgggaggaGACGCAGGTCACGCCCCCTTCCCACCACCTCCCGCCGCCGACGGGGCGCGCGCGCCGAGGAGCCCGGGACAGGTGACTCCTAGAGGACTGCGTCTGCGCCTCCCCCGGCGGGAGTCCCTTCTTCGCGGCCTCTGCCGCCCCCTGCGTCCCCTCCTGGGCTTCCGAGAGTCTGACTCAGCCAAGCCGGCATCGCTTCGCCTCCTACAACACACCCCGAGCGCGAGAAGAAATTACAGGATTGCAGGGGCACGGCTAATGCGCTCTAATTACCCACCGCCGCTGTCATCCGCGGCGCTCCGCGGCGCTGGGCCAACGCGCCGTAATTAA
- the LINC03040 gene encoding uncharacterized protein LINC03040 isoform X2, whose protein sequence is MMPLAEAGALAQGGGPSATEWACILRRTPRHKQPTLPMVRASRRSGETSAVLKAGRQSISGRKNSTSKDLVTLGASSLREERGHPLHPGHRKAVHLRTRGRTRGWVQTLARMSRRTRGPVERAAAAAGGDAGHAPFPPPPAADGARAPRSPGQVTPRGLRLRLPRRESLLRGLCRPLRPLLGFRESDSAKPASLRLLQHTPSARRNYRIAGARLMRSNYPPPLSSAALRGAGPTRRN, encoded by the exons ATGATGCCACTGGCAGAAGCAGGCGCCCTGGCCCAAGGAGGAGGCCCTTCAGCAACGGAGTGGGCCTGCATTCTGCGGAGG ACCCCCAGGCACAAGCAGCCCACCTTACCGATGGTCAGAGCATCCAGAAGAAGTGGCGAGACTTCAGCTGTCCTCAAAGCAGGAAGACAGAGTATTTCTGGCAGAAAGAACAGCACAAGCAAAG ATCTGGTAACCCTAGGTGCCTCCAgtttgagggaggagagaggacacCCCCTCCACCCCGGACATAGGAAAGCAG TCCACCTGCGCACCAGGGGCAGGACACGTGGCTGGGTGCAGACGCTGGCCCGGATGTCGCGGAGGACTCGCGGGCCGGTAGagcgcgcggcggcggcggcgggaggaGACGCAGGTCACGCCCCCTTCCCACCACCTCCCGCCGCCGACGGGGCGCGCGCGCCGAGGAGCCCGGGACAGGTGACTCCTAGAGGACTGCGTCTGCGCCTCCCCCGGCGGGAGTCCCTTCTTCGCGGCCTCTGCCGCCCCCTGCGTCCCCTCCTGGGCTTCCGAGAGTCTGACTCAGCCAAGCCGGCATCGCTTCGCCTCCTACAACACACCCCGAGCGCGAGAAGAAATTACAGGATTGCAGGGGCACGGCTAATGCGCTCTAATTACCCACCGCCGCTGTCATCCGCGGCGCTCCGCGGCGCTGGGCCAACGCGCCGTAATTAA
- the LINC03040 gene encoding uncharacterized protein LINC03040 isoform X3, which translates to MEGSFHQKTPRHKQPTLPMVRASRRSGETSAVLKAGRQSISGRKNSTSKDLVTLGASSLREERGHPLHPGHRKAVHLRTRGRTRGWVQTLARMSRRTRGPVERAAAAAGGDAGHAPFPPPPAADGARAPRSPGQVTPRGLRLRLPRRESLLRGLCRPLRPLLGFRESDSAKPASLRLLQHTPSARRNYRIAGARLMRSNYPPPLSSAALRGAGPTRRN; encoded by the exons ATGGAGGGCTCTTTTCACCAGAAGACCCCCAGGCACAAGCAGCCCACCTTACCGATGGTCAGAGCATCCAGAAGAAGTGGCGAGACTTCAGCTGTCCTCAAAGCAGGAAGACAGAGTATTTCTGGCAGAAAGAACAGCACAAGCAAAG ATCTGGTAACCCTAGGTGCCTCCAgtttgagggaggagagaggacacCCCCTCCACCCCGGACATAGGAAAGCAG TCCACCTGCGCACCAGGGGCAGGACACGTGGCTGGGTGCAGACGCTGGCCCGGATGTCGCGGAGGACTCGCGGGCCGGTAGagcgcgcggcggcggcggcgggaggaGACGCAGGTCACGCCCCCTTCCCACCACCTCCCGCCGCCGACGGGGCGCGCGCGCCGAGGAGCCCGGGACAGGTGACTCCTAGAGGACTGCGTCTGCGCCTCCCCCGGCGGGAGTCCCTTCTTCGCGGCCTCTGCCGCCCCCTGCGTCCCCTCCTGGGCTTCCGAGAGTCTGACTCAGCCAAGCCGGCATCGCTTCGCCTCCTACAACACACCCCGAGCGCGAGAAGAAATTACAGGATTGCAGGGGCACGGCTAATGCGCTCTAATTACCCACCGCCGCTGTCATCCGCGGCGCTCCGCGGCGCTGGGCCAACGCGCCGTAATTAA